The Sesamum indicum cultivar Zhongzhi No. 13 unplaced genomic scaffold, S_indicum_v1.0 scaffold00543, whole genome shotgun sequence genome contains the following window.
TTTGTTTAGCCTGTGAGTGGATGCATTTGTGGTGTCTCTCTGAATTATTTTAACATGTTCTGTAGGAAGTATTTGGAATGCTTACTATGCATGTGGGGGTGGGCTGATCTTGTACATGGTGATGATGTTTTAGTGTTTTCAAGTTGGCAAGCTTAGGGttttgtcatttatatatGGGTGGAAAATAACCCGATACATGTTAGGTTGCtgtattttgattattgtaGTTGTAGATCAATGCGGGAAATTCTGCATGTCAACTAGACGTCGAGAGGGTACCTCATATCTCCAaaccttattttatttagtgaATGGTTTCATGCTGTATATTTTGCACGGACATGTTGCAGTATGCTTTATAGGTTTGTGCAGCTTTTGTCGTGAGATTATGCTAGTCATATTTTGAAGTAGTACCTTATGCTTAATCATTCACGCCAATTGATAATTTCGTGATTTCGAATCTTGTTTGAGCAGAAATACAACtttgaaaattgagaatagATCAAAACTAGTTCATGTTATAATTCTCGCACCGATTGATTCATAAATCTGATTGAGGTTTACCATGTGGCCATGGAACAGAACTTTGATAAGTTTTCAACATATAACTTGAATTACTTGGTAGTGTAAATCCCGTGGACAGAAATTTATCTGTCCCAAGATGCATTTCTGATAGAAATGTTATGTGGATAACTGGGGGACCTTTAAGACACCATAAATTGGTGCCTTATTGGGAATAGAAGTTTCGTTAATTGGCGGGGTTGCGGATagttcaattttcttgttcttagGCATGTTTCCTGGAACAATGAACTTTAGGTTGTAAACATATTAGTTGCAGTTTATGTAGTTTCGTTAGCAGTTTGGcctctattaattattttaccatAATTTGAATCTTGGGTTGCTGTTGCAGCAGCGATTTGGAGTGAACTGATTGTAAAGTTCTATTTCACACATCCCAAATGCCCTACCATTCCGCCGTGTAAGATATTAAGCCATGCTTCATTGTTTGCTTTGCAGATTACTAGCTACCCTTTAACTTGCGTGTTCCCCAATGAAGAGCAGGACCAGAAAATCTGAACTTTCAAGTGCCGCCCAGTATTGGAGACCATCTGTAGAGAATTTCATCAGAAAGACTCTTGCTGAACACAATTGTCAAATCCTAAATGTTCAGTAAACTACTCGAAGTACTCTCATATCATATATTGTTTATTAACAACAGATCTTACTTGTGATGCCTACCTGCTTATCGTGTCATTTGCGACCTGGGTTTGTCAGGTTGTCTTTTACTACTGAGCTTTATGCATACTTTAGCCTGTATATTACGTGAAAGAATGGTTGGGCAGTCAAAAGAACTGGTTTTTTCTTGCTATTTTTGTGATTCTCCTTGAAAGAGGCTAATGGATAGAAAGAGAGGTGATGGAAGTCAAATGTTTTGGAGCCTTTATACCTGTATTTGAAGCCTTAAATCTTTCTACCAAAGTTTCAGCAGAATTCAGGCTACCTCGAGCACAGGATTGTGCTGTCTCGATGCAGGCTTGCATTCCGTGATACGTTTTtttacattcaaaattttcaactatttAATAACTTTTAGACTATTCGTAATACAAATATGCTTGTGTGTCGAGTACTAAAACAGAAGAAACATGTTAAAGGACTCGATCCCACTGTTTTCCTGAAATAAAACAGTTTTCATCCTCTGTAACATCAGAGATAATTTGCCATTTAATCCATATGCCACCCATGAGTCCATTCTAGCTCAACTGAGCTTGAACGCATTTTAAGGACCTTGATAACAAGCTTTAgcttgagaattcaaactcGAGTCTCTGAGCAATCATTTAAATAGCAACCAAAACTTTGATATTAATCTTTGGAGATCGAAATATGATGGAATGAACATATAGATAAAAAAGAGATGTAACGAATGTATAGTGGACCACACAACAACATTAAGCGCAACAAAATTGGAATCATAAACACGATACCATACAACTACATTAAGCACAACAATTGGAATCATAAAAACGACGAGGGCGTCACTGCAGTTTTCCATTCATTTTATAGTGTCCTTTACACTTTTCTAGAACTGCTTGTGCTGAAGCATCAGAATCAACTCGTGATTCCTTTCGTCTACAACTTACTAGCAACTGACACAACAGAAGGGATTGCATAAATGAAGACATAATAAGTATTGCCAAATCAGGCAAGTgaaggaattgaatttttctgtgTTGTTTCTGTTCTTTTTAAGAAGACGGTGCATAATGGTAAAGATATCTTTGGCCCAACCGAAGTTGCAAAAATAGAGTACAGTCTACACAACACTGAACATGTTCCAGTTAATACTAAATTCTACTCCCTCTGGAGTACACTAGTACACAATCAGAGATGAGATGTGAAGTTTTCCCAATAGTTTCTCTGTATTCCTCTATAGTAAGTTCAGCAACACAAAGTCGGGCACACCTCAACCCTATTCTTTAGAAGTAATCACCAACAATCCCAAAGCACCTATCAGTATGTACTGCAATATGGAAAGCCAAGTCAATACAATCTTGCCCCTTGGATAACTTATTACAGAAACAGAGGTAATAATTGTGGTGGTGGAGGTAACTGAAGTAactgttaatttcttttcttttttttgccGGGGATGGGGGTCGCAGAAATTGTCAAAGGTTTACCTTGATGATAGGCTTTTCAGTCATGATTATAGTCACCCAACCCACGTAAGGCAAAAATCTGCAAAGAAGCATAGAAGTTGGGTTGATTGCTCATTAGATCTCTAGAAAATCAAAGCAATGCTACAGAAGGACTGAATCATTTAATTGCGATACTGAATTTGCTTTATGAGATAGCAGGCATGCATATAAACTGTATGGTTGACAAAATCCATACTTCATACACTACAGAACTTGAAGCAAAATCTAGTATAAAGTCAAACATCATTTGTCTATgcaataattcaataatatctCTACAACTTTACCAAACTAACAAGGTTGATGAGCAAAAAGAGAAcacaaaataaagagagaggTGACAGGGAGATATGACAGGATATTATAACTTAGTGGCAACGAGAAAGATGAACGTCTTAACCAGCAAGCGCCTACAGATAAactatattacatataaaattttagaaattggTGAGGGTTGAAGTATTTGATGCTTTGGCCCAACACAATTGAAAGTATGTTTATCTCGAGAGAATGAGACCGCAAAAATTCATGAAGTGTCTAAACTTCCAGAGACTATTACGAGATACTCCAAAATCAAGGATGTTTAACTGTTGCTTAGGGCTCCCTGAGTAAGAATTTGCTGTTATCAAGGCCTTTTCATACTCCAACTATCCCAATTTACCATTTTGAATGAGCATATAGGTTTAAGTTGAGAAAAGTATTGGATATGTATTCTCTTGCATGTAGTCATACTGAGTTAACGTAATCATATCATGACTTCAAAGTATTAGGATTAGAAAATTGTAGTTTAGAAACAAAGACATTACTTGTTGATGTCTCAAACACGGACTAGGTATATTAAATTGAGAAACACTGGAAGGATGGGCACTTTGCAATTTAcgaatgaaagaaaattatgttcaCAAACAGAGAATCGAAAATATAGGATACAAAAAACATGATAAGGAAGATAATAAAGATCTAGGAATTGCACTCTTTTCCATGATACATGCTAACCTTTTGCAGTTTCATTATAGAAGCTCAAACCTCCATAAATCCCAGAAAAGTAATATATAGTCAACTCTTAAGGAAATTAACGAAGGTTATATCTCCAAATATAGGCTCCAGCTACAAATAGACTTTTGAGGAAAATAAGTTAATCCTATGAAAACAAGACTTATAACTCCTATTCTAGGACATAAGAGGACACTACAATTGTGAAAGTGAATAGGAAAACCAATACTCATCCAATTCAAAATGACCCCTAGAGCCAAATACTAGAAAACATTCAGAAAGTAAAGAGTTTCAGCATTAATAATCTTCATTTGAACTTATCATTCCCCTAATATGATTCCCTGATATCTTTTCAATTTAGATCCTTTACTATCCCACTCCAAAACCACAGAACAAAGTCAACACAATTGTCCAAAAGATCTGACATCTTGGGCCTTGTTGCAAGAACTTAGACACATGATCTACGTAGGCATGACACTGTAAGTTATATATGGAAATATTACAGAAACAATTGAACTTACCCAACAGCTCTTCCCATGATATGATGTCTTTGCAGCCAGAGCTGACCGTGAGCATACAGAAGTCGGTCATccccaaaattattatctcCTGACAAATCAACGACAGACTAACATAAATGCCACAATTTCATTGTCACAGCAACATAGTGCATCATGCGTCAATTTGCATATGCTTCAAATTTACCTCCAAAAAGTGATATCTTATGATTTGAATACTGAAATTCTCAATTATTCAGCAGTGCTTAGACATTTAGGATTATCAAAGTTATATCTAATAATTCAAATGCATACCTTTTGTCAGAACATCTACTTCTCCAGTATCTTGGCGCTCATGAACCTTAAAGAAATAGCAGCTTTATTGTTAGCACTAAAAGACAAATGGTGAGAAGATACAGCATCAGAATGGAGACTTTTCTTATAAAAAGCAAGCACACATGCCCTTCCGTGAACTCCATGCTTCTTCTTATCACTATGTACCTTTTAAGCTACAATTCACAGCAAAATGATAGAAGCAAAACATTTAACCGCCAAAACAGTTGGTTATCAGAAATAATTAACCAATTCTGAAATACAGGCACAAATAAGCAGGTTCTGACATGTTGATTGGTGTTTCATTAACCATTAAACTTAAGTTTTGATTAaggtaaaaaatatagataactGGACTAAAAGGAAATGTcacaaaatacatatacaaacAACTGTTCGCATAAGCTCgagagaagaaacaaataatgCTTGCATGTATCATGGCTATGTTAACGCTGATGTCTTGTTTCTTTCTCATCCCATGATCCATGGTATAACTTGATAATAAGggga
Protein-coding sequences here:
- the LOC105180290 gene encoding signal peptidase complex catalytic subunit SEC11C-like, whose protein sequence is MSKDPIRAGEIVVFNVDGREIPIVHRVIKVHERQDTGEVDVLTKGDNNFGDDRLLYAHGQLWLQRHHIMGRAVGFLPYVGWVTIIMTEKPIIKYILIGALGLLVITSKE